A single Gasterosteus aculeatus chromosome 2, fGasAcu3.hap1.1, whole genome shotgun sequence DNA region contains:
- the LOC120828992 gene encoding band 4.1-like protein 1 isoform X11, translating to MTTETALAGELKSPMEGDAIRTYQVPEDQGDMDDSSEKTPSKASKSPQKSSKRPKTVPVKVTLLDGSDYEAGVEKFAKGQTLLDMVCGHLNLLERDYFGLTFQDTDTAKHWLDPSKEIKKQIRVGSWIFGFSVKFYPPDPSVLIEDITRYYLCLQLRDDILSGRLPCSFVTHALLGSYTVQAELGDYEAEDHGPDYVSDFRFAPNQTHELEERVMELHRNYRGMSPAEAEVNFLENAKKLSMYGVDLHHAKDSEGIDIMLGVSANGLLIYRDRLRINRFAWPKILKISYKRSNFYIKIRPGEYEQFESTIGFKLPNHRASKRLWKVCIEHHTFFRLVSPEPPPKGFLVIGSKFRYSGRTQAQTRQASALIDRPAPQFDRSVSKRYMLPRSIDGASALGYSMDQLSHRSSSERTQFMSREDLDQEGSLDLDHDQYHYQDQDQEQDQDQYPELDLEQHDGQNQDQVQRQTWGSHISTTTKTLELKGEEEGSPIDSKPEQFLDKPDDVLQKHQASINELKRALRQPNSKMAQREKRLSSATPPGGTPERKPDTPPTPAIHEEPFNEASREPWERRLGSVSEDDQDHEILYLKETHLGIERKCSSITVSSTSSLEAEVDFTVLTDLHSGMEEFSRGMTELGERDASPDVGLCFSMDFLQQQVPSEPSPPPLSAPLSRGASSSPPAKLIQAEGVRPEVKRPDVQPVVPKKPKRSVAVSSSVDREAGRVSAVTPLSREASDVAPTPAARKTDVRTETQPNGSEVTTTIVEFTDQDHSITGLSDVSYSSRQSVSPVHIGREASRSPILITENVTSATTHVSKTVKGGYSETRIEKRIIITGDDDVDQEQALAIAIQEAKQQHPDMQVTKAVVVRETESSAEDRHSVSES from the exons ATGACAACAGAGACGGCTTTGGCCGGGGAACTGAAGAGCCCGATGGAAGGTGACGCCATAAGAACCTATCAG GTTCCAGAAGACCAGGGGGACATGGATGATAGCTCAGAGAAGACCCCCAGCAAAGCCTCCAAATCCcctcagaaaagctccaaacgGCCAAAGACGGTCCCGGTAAAAGTCACCCTGCTTGACGGATCAGACTACGAGGCTGGAGTTGAG aaatTTGCCAAGGGCCAGACCCTGCTGGACATGGTGTGTGGCCATCTGAACCTGCTGGAGAGGGACTACTTTGGTCTGACTTTCCAGGACACGGATACTGCCAAG CACTGGTTGGATCCCTCAAAAGAGATTAAGAAGCAAATTCGGG TTGGTTCCTGGATCTTCGGATTCTCTGTCAAGTTCTACCCCCCGGACCCGTCTGTGCTCATTGAAGACATCACaag GTACTACCTGTGCTTGCAGCTGAGGGACGACATCCTCtctggtcgtctgccctgctcATTCGTCACGCACGCCCTCCTGGGCTCCTACACCGTCCAGGCCGAGCTGGGAGACTACGAGGCGGAGGACCACGGCCCGGACTACGTCAGCGACTTCCGCTTTGCACCCAACCAGACAcacgagctggaggagagagtgATGGAGTTGCACCGGAACTACAG GGGAATGAGTCCAGCAGAGGCAGAGGTGAACTTCCTTGAAAATGCCAAGAAGCTCTCAATGTACGGAGTTGACCTTCATCACGCTAAG GATTCAGAGGGAATTGATATAATGCTCGGAGTGAGCGCCAACGGTCTGCTCATCTACCGAGACCGCCTCAGGATTAACCGATTCGCATGGCCCAAAATCCTCAAGATCTCTTACAAGAGAAGCAACTTCTACATCAAGATCCGCCCAGGAGAG TATGAACAGTTTGAGAGCACCATAGGCTTCAAACTGCCAAACCATCGGGCCTCGAAGCGATTGTGGAAGGTCTGCATTGAGCACCACACCTTCTTCAG GTTGGTTTCCCCGGAGCCGCCTCCCAAGGGCTTCCTGGTGATTGGCTCCAAGTTCCGCTACAGCGGGAGGACCCAAGCCCAGACCAGACAGGCCAGCGCTCTGATTGACCGGCCCGCCCCACAGTTCGACCGCTCCGTTAGCAAGAGATACATGCTGCCCCGAAGCATTGATGGAG CCTCGGCTCTGGGCTACAGTATGGATCAGCTGTCCCACCGGAGCTCCAGTGAACGCACTCAGTTCATGTCCAGAGAAGACCTGGACCAGGAGGGCAGCCTGGACCTGGACCACGATCAGTACCATTACCAGGACCAAGACCAGGAGCAAGACCAGGACCAGTACCCAGAGCTGGACCTGGAGCAGCATGATGGTCAGAACCAAGATCAGGTTCAGAGGCAAACTTGGGGGTCCCACATTTCAACCACCACCAAGACTTTGGAGCTCAAG GGTGAGGAGGAAGGCTCGCCTATAGACTCAAAACCAGAG CAATTCTTGGATAAGCCAGACGATGTTCTTCAGAAGCACCAGGCCAGCATCAACGAGCTGAAGAGGGCTTTGAGGCAGCCTAACAGCAAGATGGCCCAGAGGGAGAAACGCCTCTCCTCAGCTACTCCTCCTGGAGGAACCCCCGAGCGCAAACCA GATACTCCTCCCACACCTGCTATTCATGAAGAACCTTTCAACGAAGCTTCA AGGGAACCGTGGGAGAGACGTCTTGGCTCCGTCTCCGAGGATGACCAGGACCACGAGATCCTGTACCTGAAGGAGACCCACCTGGGCATCGAGCGCAAATGTTCCAGCATCACCGTCAGCTCCACGTCCAGCTTGGAGGCCGAAGTCGATTTCACCGTCCTCACGGACCTGCACTCGGGCATGGAGGAGTTCTCCAGAGGCATGACGGAGCTCGGGGAGAGGGACGCGTCTCCTGATGTGGGACTGTGCTTCAGCATGGacttcctccagcagcaggtccCCTCCGAACCATCTCCTCCACCGCTGTCCGCCCCCTTGTCCAGAGGAGCCAGCAGCAGCCCGCCGGCCAAACTCATCCAGGCCGAAGGAGTCCGACCGGAGGTCAAACGACCCGATGTGCAG CCCGTAGTCCCTAAAAAACCAAAGAGGTCAGTGGCGGTGTCCTCGTCAGTGGACAGAGAGGCCGGCCGTGTCTCTGCTGTGACGCCGCTGAGCCGGGAGGCCAGCGACGTCGCGCCCACACCGGCAGCGAGGAAGACGGACGTGAGAACAGAGACTCAGCCCAACGGATCGGAGGTCACCACAACCATCGTGGAGTTCACAGATCAG GATCACAGTATCACCGGCCTGAGTGATGTTTCATATTCCTCCAGACAGAGTGTGTCCCCT GTGCATATTGGAAGAGAGGCGTCACGGTCGCCCATCCTCATCACTGAAAATGTTACCTCGGCAACCACTCACGTCTCCAAG ACGGTGAAAGGAGGATATTCAGAGACCAGGATTGAGAAGAGGATCATAATCACAGGAGACGATGACGTTGACCAGGAACAG GCTCTGGCTATTGCGATACAGGAAGCCAAGCAGCAGCATCCAGACATGCAGGTGACGAAGGCAGTGGTTGTCAGGGAAACGGAATCGTCCGCTGAGGATCGACACAGCGTTTCAGAG TCCTGA
- the LOC120828992 gene encoding band 4.1-like protein 1 isoform X13: MTTETALAGELKSPMEGDAIRTYQVPEDQGDMDDSSEKTPSKASKSPQKSSKRPKTVPVKVTLLDGSDYEAGVEKFAKGQTLLDMVCGHLNLLERDYFGLTFQDTDTAKHWLDPSKEIKKQIRVGSWIFGFSVKFYPPDPSVLIEDITRYYLCLQLRDDILSGRLPCSFVTHALLGSYTVQAELGDYEAEDHGPDYVSDFRFAPNQTHELEERVMELHRNYRGMSPAEAEVNFLENAKKLSMYGVDLHHAKDSEGIDIMLGVSANGLLIYRDRLRINRFAWPKILKISYKRSNFYIKIRPGEYEQFESTIGFKLPNHRASKRLWKVCIEHHTFFRLVSPEPPPKGFLVIGSKFRYSGRTQAQTRQASALIDRPAPQFDRSVSKRYMLPRSIDGASALGYSMDQLSHRSSSERTQFMSREDLDQEGSLDLDHDQYHYQDQDQEQDQDQYPELDLEQHDGQNQDQVQRQTWGSHISTTTKTLELKQFLDKPDDVLQKHQASINELKRALRQPNSKMAQREKRLSSATPPGGTPERKPDTPPTPAIHEEPFNEASREPWERRLGSVSEDDQDHEILYLKETHLGIERKCSSITVSSTSSLEAEVDFTVLTDLHSGMEEFSRGMTELGERDASPDVGLCFSMDFLQQQVPSEPSPPPLSAPLSRGASSSPPAKLIQAEGVRPEVKRPDVQPVVPKKPKRSVAVSSSVDREAGRVSAVTPLSREASDVAPTPAARKTDVRTETQPNGSEVTTTIVEFTDQDHSITGLSDVSYSSRQSVSPVHIGREASRSPILITENVTSATTHVSKTVKGGYSETRIEKRIIITGDDDVDQEQALAIAIQEAKQQHPDMQVTKAVVVRETESSAEDRHSVSES; the protein is encoded by the exons ATGACAACAGAGACGGCTTTGGCCGGGGAACTGAAGAGCCCGATGGAAGGTGACGCCATAAGAACCTATCAG GTTCCAGAAGACCAGGGGGACATGGATGATAGCTCAGAGAAGACCCCCAGCAAAGCCTCCAAATCCcctcagaaaagctccaaacgGCCAAAGACGGTCCCGGTAAAAGTCACCCTGCTTGACGGATCAGACTACGAGGCTGGAGTTGAG aaatTTGCCAAGGGCCAGACCCTGCTGGACATGGTGTGTGGCCATCTGAACCTGCTGGAGAGGGACTACTTTGGTCTGACTTTCCAGGACACGGATACTGCCAAG CACTGGTTGGATCCCTCAAAAGAGATTAAGAAGCAAATTCGGG TTGGTTCCTGGATCTTCGGATTCTCTGTCAAGTTCTACCCCCCGGACCCGTCTGTGCTCATTGAAGACATCACaag GTACTACCTGTGCTTGCAGCTGAGGGACGACATCCTCtctggtcgtctgccctgctcATTCGTCACGCACGCCCTCCTGGGCTCCTACACCGTCCAGGCCGAGCTGGGAGACTACGAGGCGGAGGACCACGGCCCGGACTACGTCAGCGACTTCCGCTTTGCACCCAACCAGACAcacgagctggaggagagagtgATGGAGTTGCACCGGAACTACAG GGGAATGAGTCCAGCAGAGGCAGAGGTGAACTTCCTTGAAAATGCCAAGAAGCTCTCAATGTACGGAGTTGACCTTCATCACGCTAAG GATTCAGAGGGAATTGATATAATGCTCGGAGTGAGCGCCAACGGTCTGCTCATCTACCGAGACCGCCTCAGGATTAACCGATTCGCATGGCCCAAAATCCTCAAGATCTCTTACAAGAGAAGCAACTTCTACATCAAGATCCGCCCAGGAGAG TATGAACAGTTTGAGAGCACCATAGGCTTCAAACTGCCAAACCATCGGGCCTCGAAGCGATTGTGGAAGGTCTGCATTGAGCACCACACCTTCTTCAG GTTGGTTTCCCCGGAGCCGCCTCCCAAGGGCTTCCTGGTGATTGGCTCCAAGTTCCGCTACAGCGGGAGGACCCAAGCCCAGACCAGACAGGCCAGCGCTCTGATTGACCGGCCCGCCCCACAGTTCGACCGCTCCGTTAGCAAGAGATACATGCTGCCCCGAAGCATTGATGGAG CCTCGGCTCTGGGCTACAGTATGGATCAGCTGTCCCACCGGAGCTCCAGTGAACGCACTCAGTTCATGTCCAGAGAAGACCTGGACCAGGAGGGCAGCCTGGACCTGGACCACGATCAGTACCATTACCAGGACCAAGACCAGGAGCAAGACCAGGACCAGTACCCAGAGCTGGACCTGGAGCAGCATGATGGTCAGAACCAAGATCAGGTTCAGAGGCAAACTTGGGGGTCCCACATTTCAACCACCACCAAGACTTTGGAGCTCAAG CAATTCTTGGATAAGCCAGACGATGTTCTTCAGAAGCACCAGGCCAGCATCAACGAGCTGAAGAGGGCTTTGAGGCAGCCTAACAGCAAGATGGCCCAGAGGGAGAAACGCCTCTCCTCAGCTACTCCTCCTGGAGGAACCCCCGAGCGCAAACCA GATACTCCTCCCACACCTGCTATTCATGAAGAACCTTTCAACGAAGCTTCA AGGGAACCGTGGGAGAGACGTCTTGGCTCCGTCTCCGAGGATGACCAGGACCACGAGATCCTGTACCTGAAGGAGACCCACCTGGGCATCGAGCGCAAATGTTCCAGCATCACCGTCAGCTCCACGTCCAGCTTGGAGGCCGAAGTCGATTTCACCGTCCTCACGGACCTGCACTCGGGCATGGAGGAGTTCTCCAGAGGCATGACGGAGCTCGGGGAGAGGGACGCGTCTCCTGATGTGGGACTGTGCTTCAGCATGGacttcctccagcagcaggtccCCTCCGAACCATCTCCTCCACCGCTGTCCGCCCCCTTGTCCAGAGGAGCCAGCAGCAGCCCGCCGGCCAAACTCATCCAGGCCGAAGGAGTCCGACCGGAGGTCAAACGACCCGATGTGCAG CCCGTAGTCCCTAAAAAACCAAAGAGGTCAGTGGCGGTGTCCTCGTCAGTGGACAGAGAGGCCGGCCGTGTCTCTGCTGTGACGCCGCTGAGCCGGGAGGCCAGCGACGTCGCGCCCACACCGGCAGCGAGGAAGACGGACGTGAGAACAGAGACTCAGCCCAACGGATCGGAGGTCACCACAACCATCGTGGAGTTCACAGATCAG GATCACAGTATCACCGGCCTGAGTGATGTTTCATATTCCTCCAGACAGAGTGTGTCCCCT GTGCATATTGGAAGAGAGGCGTCACGGTCGCCCATCCTCATCACTGAAAATGTTACCTCGGCAACCACTCACGTCTCCAAG ACGGTGAAAGGAGGATATTCAGAGACCAGGATTGAGAAGAGGATCATAATCACAGGAGACGATGACGTTGACCAGGAACAG GCTCTGGCTATTGCGATACAGGAAGCCAAGCAGCAGCATCCAGACATGCAGGTGACGAAGGCAGTGGTTGTCAGGGAAACGGAATCGTCCGCTGAGGATCGACACAGCGTTTCAGAG TCCTGA
- the LOC120828992 gene encoding band 4.1-like protein 1 isoform X12 encodes MTTETALAGELKSPMEGDAIRTYQVPEDQGDMDDSSEKTPSKASKSPQKSSKRPKTVPVKVTLLDGSDYEAGVEKFAKGQTLLDMVCGHLNLLERDYFGLTFQDTDTAKHWLDPSKEIKKQIRVGSWIFGFSVKFYPPDPSVLIEDITRYYLCLQLRDDILSGRLPCSFVTHALLGSYTVQAELGDYEAEDHGPDYVSDFRFAPNQTHELEERVMELHRNYRGMSPAEAEVNFLENAKKLSMYGVDLHHAKDSEGIDIMLGVSANGLLIYRDRLRINRFAWPKILKISYKRSNFYIKIRPGEYEQFESTIGFKLPNHRASKRLWKVCIEHHTFFRLVSPEPPPKGFLVIGSKFRYSGRTQAQTRQASALIDRPAPQFDRSVSKRYMLPRSIDGASALGYSMDQLSHRSSSERTQFMSREDLDQEGSLDLDHDQYHYQDQDQEQDQDQYPELDLEQHDGQNQDQVQRQTWGSHISTTTKTLELKQFLDKPDDVLQKHQASINELKRALRQPNSKMAQREKRLSSATPPGGTPERKPDTPPTPAIHEEPFNEASREPWERRLGSVSEDDQDHEILYLKETHLGIERKCSSITVSSTSSLEAEVDFTVLTDLHSGMEEFSRGMTELGERDASPDVGLCFSMDFLQQQVPSEPSPPPLSAPLSRGASSSPPAKLIQAEGVRPEVKRPDVQPVVPKKPKRSVAVSSSVDREAGRVSAVTPLSREASDVAPTPAARKTDVRTETQPNGSEVTTTIVEFTDQDHSITGLSDVSYSSRQSVSPVHIGREASRSPILITENVTSATTHVSKTVKGGYSETRIEKRIIITGDDDVDQEQALAIAIQEAKQQHPDMQVTKAVVVRETESSAEDRHSVSEVRCHLDSKR; translated from the exons ATGACAACAGAGACGGCTTTGGCCGGGGAACTGAAGAGCCCGATGGAAGGTGACGCCATAAGAACCTATCAG GTTCCAGAAGACCAGGGGGACATGGATGATAGCTCAGAGAAGACCCCCAGCAAAGCCTCCAAATCCcctcagaaaagctccaaacgGCCAAAGACGGTCCCGGTAAAAGTCACCCTGCTTGACGGATCAGACTACGAGGCTGGAGTTGAG aaatTTGCCAAGGGCCAGACCCTGCTGGACATGGTGTGTGGCCATCTGAACCTGCTGGAGAGGGACTACTTTGGTCTGACTTTCCAGGACACGGATACTGCCAAG CACTGGTTGGATCCCTCAAAAGAGATTAAGAAGCAAATTCGGG TTGGTTCCTGGATCTTCGGATTCTCTGTCAAGTTCTACCCCCCGGACCCGTCTGTGCTCATTGAAGACATCACaag GTACTACCTGTGCTTGCAGCTGAGGGACGACATCCTCtctggtcgtctgccctgctcATTCGTCACGCACGCCCTCCTGGGCTCCTACACCGTCCAGGCCGAGCTGGGAGACTACGAGGCGGAGGACCACGGCCCGGACTACGTCAGCGACTTCCGCTTTGCACCCAACCAGACAcacgagctggaggagagagtgATGGAGTTGCACCGGAACTACAG GGGAATGAGTCCAGCAGAGGCAGAGGTGAACTTCCTTGAAAATGCCAAGAAGCTCTCAATGTACGGAGTTGACCTTCATCACGCTAAG GATTCAGAGGGAATTGATATAATGCTCGGAGTGAGCGCCAACGGTCTGCTCATCTACCGAGACCGCCTCAGGATTAACCGATTCGCATGGCCCAAAATCCTCAAGATCTCTTACAAGAGAAGCAACTTCTACATCAAGATCCGCCCAGGAGAG TATGAACAGTTTGAGAGCACCATAGGCTTCAAACTGCCAAACCATCGGGCCTCGAAGCGATTGTGGAAGGTCTGCATTGAGCACCACACCTTCTTCAG GTTGGTTTCCCCGGAGCCGCCTCCCAAGGGCTTCCTGGTGATTGGCTCCAAGTTCCGCTACAGCGGGAGGACCCAAGCCCAGACCAGACAGGCCAGCGCTCTGATTGACCGGCCCGCCCCACAGTTCGACCGCTCCGTTAGCAAGAGATACATGCTGCCCCGAAGCATTGATGGAG CCTCGGCTCTGGGCTACAGTATGGATCAGCTGTCCCACCGGAGCTCCAGTGAACGCACTCAGTTCATGTCCAGAGAAGACCTGGACCAGGAGGGCAGCCTGGACCTGGACCACGATCAGTACCATTACCAGGACCAAGACCAGGAGCAAGACCAGGACCAGTACCCAGAGCTGGACCTGGAGCAGCATGATGGTCAGAACCAAGATCAGGTTCAGAGGCAAACTTGGGGGTCCCACATTTCAACCACCACCAAGACTTTGGAGCTCAAG CAATTCTTGGATAAGCCAGACGATGTTCTTCAGAAGCACCAGGCCAGCATCAACGAGCTGAAGAGGGCTTTGAGGCAGCCTAACAGCAAGATGGCCCAGAGGGAGAAACGCCTCTCCTCAGCTACTCCTCCTGGAGGAACCCCCGAGCGCAAACCA GATACTCCTCCCACACCTGCTATTCATGAAGAACCTTTCAACGAAGCTTCA AGGGAACCGTGGGAGAGACGTCTTGGCTCCGTCTCCGAGGATGACCAGGACCACGAGATCCTGTACCTGAAGGAGACCCACCTGGGCATCGAGCGCAAATGTTCCAGCATCACCGTCAGCTCCACGTCCAGCTTGGAGGCCGAAGTCGATTTCACCGTCCTCACGGACCTGCACTCGGGCATGGAGGAGTTCTCCAGAGGCATGACGGAGCTCGGGGAGAGGGACGCGTCTCCTGATGTGGGACTGTGCTTCAGCATGGacttcctccagcagcaggtccCCTCCGAACCATCTCCTCCACCGCTGTCCGCCCCCTTGTCCAGAGGAGCCAGCAGCAGCCCGCCGGCCAAACTCATCCAGGCCGAAGGAGTCCGACCGGAGGTCAAACGACCCGATGTGCAG CCCGTAGTCCCTAAAAAACCAAAGAGGTCAGTGGCGGTGTCCTCGTCAGTGGACAGAGAGGCCGGCCGTGTCTCTGCTGTGACGCCGCTGAGCCGGGAGGCCAGCGACGTCGCGCCCACACCGGCAGCGAGGAAGACGGACGTGAGAACAGAGACTCAGCCCAACGGATCGGAGGTCACCACAACCATCGTGGAGTTCACAGATCAG GATCACAGTATCACCGGCCTGAGTGATGTTTCATATTCCTCCAGACAGAGTGTGTCCCCT GTGCATATTGGAAGAGAGGCGTCACGGTCGCCCATCCTCATCACTGAAAATGTTACCTCGGCAACCACTCACGTCTCCAAG ACGGTGAAAGGAGGATATTCAGAGACCAGGATTGAGAAGAGGATCATAATCACAGGAGACGATGACGTTGACCAGGAACAG GCTCTGGCTATTGCGATACAGGAAGCCAAGCAGCAGCATCCAGACATGCAGGTGACGAAGGCAGTGGTTGTCAGGGAAACGGAATCGTCCGCTGAGGATCGACACAGCGTTTCAGAGGTACGGTGCCATCTTGACTCCAAACGATAA
- the LOC120828992 gene encoding band 4.1-like protein 1 isoform X7, translating into MTTETALAGELKSPMEGDAIRTYQVPEDQGDMDDSSEKTPSKASKSPQKSSKRPKTVPVKVTLLDGSDYEAGVEKFAKGQTLLDMVCGHLNLLERDYFGLTFQDTDTAKHWLDPSKEIKKQIRVGSWIFGFSVKFYPPDPSVLIEDITRYYLCLQLRDDILSGRLPCSFVTHALLGSYTVQAELGDYEAEDHGPDYVSDFRFAPNQTHELEERVMELHRNYRGMSPAEAEVNFLENAKKLSMYGVDLHHAKDSEGIDIMLGVSANGLLIYRDRLRINRFAWPKILKISYKRSNFYIKIRPGEYEQFESTIGFKLPNHRASKRLWKVCIEHHTFFRLVSPEPPPKGFLVIGSKFRYSGRTQAQTRQASALIDRPAPQFDRSVSKRYMLPRSIDGASALGYSMDQLSHRSSSERTQFMSREDLDQEGSLDLDHDQYHYQDQDQEQDQDQYPELDLEQHDGQNQDQVQRQTWGSHISTTTKTLELKGEEEGSPIDSKPEDMATHRPKQEQFLDKPDDVLQKHQASINELKRALRQPNSKMAQREKRLSSATPPGGTPERKPDTPPTPAIHEEPFNEASSSLQREPWERRLGSVSEDDQDHEILYLKETHLGIERKCSSITVSSTSSLEAEVDFTVLTDLHSGMEEFSRGMTELGERDASPDVGLCFSMDFLQQQVPSEPSPPPLSAPLSRGASSSPPAKLIQAEGVRPEVKRPDVQPVVPKKPKRSVAVSSSVDREAGRVSAVTPLSREASDVAPTPAARKTDVRTETQPNGSEVTTTIVEFTDQDHSITGLSDVSYSSRQSVSPVHIGREASRSPILITENVTSATTHVSKTVKGGYSETRIEKRIIITGDDDVDQEQALAIAIQEAKQQHPDMQVTKAVVVRETESSAEDRHSVSEVRCHLDSKR; encoded by the exons ATGACAACAGAGACGGCTTTGGCCGGGGAACTGAAGAGCCCGATGGAAGGTGACGCCATAAGAACCTATCAG GTTCCAGAAGACCAGGGGGACATGGATGATAGCTCAGAGAAGACCCCCAGCAAAGCCTCCAAATCCcctcagaaaagctccaaacgGCCAAAGACGGTCCCGGTAAAAGTCACCCTGCTTGACGGATCAGACTACGAGGCTGGAGTTGAG aaatTTGCCAAGGGCCAGACCCTGCTGGACATGGTGTGTGGCCATCTGAACCTGCTGGAGAGGGACTACTTTGGTCTGACTTTCCAGGACACGGATACTGCCAAG CACTGGTTGGATCCCTCAAAAGAGATTAAGAAGCAAATTCGGG TTGGTTCCTGGATCTTCGGATTCTCTGTCAAGTTCTACCCCCCGGACCCGTCTGTGCTCATTGAAGACATCACaag GTACTACCTGTGCTTGCAGCTGAGGGACGACATCCTCtctggtcgtctgccctgctcATTCGTCACGCACGCCCTCCTGGGCTCCTACACCGTCCAGGCCGAGCTGGGAGACTACGAGGCGGAGGACCACGGCCCGGACTACGTCAGCGACTTCCGCTTTGCACCCAACCAGACAcacgagctggaggagagagtgATGGAGTTGCACCGGAACTACAG GGGAATGAGTCCAGCAGAGGCAGAGGTGAACTTCCTTGAAAATGCCAAGAAGCTCTCAATGTACGGAGTTGACCTTCATCACGCTAAG GATTCAGAGGGAATTGATATAATGCTCGGAGTGAGCGCCAACGGTCTGCTCATCTACCGAGACCGCCTCAGGATTAACCGATTCGCATGGCCCAAAATCCTCAAGATCTCTTACAAGAGAAGCAACTTCTACATCAAGATCCGCCCAGGAGAG TATGAACAGTTTGAGAGCACCATAGGCTTCAAACTGCCAAACCATCGGGCCTCGAAGCGATTGTGGAAGGTCTGCATTGAGCACCACACCTTCTTCAG GTTGGTTTCCCCGGAGCCGCCTCCCAAGGGCTTCCTGGTGATTGGCTCCAAGTTCCGCTACAGCGGGAGGACCCAAGCCCAGACCAGACAGGCCAGCGCTCTGATTGACCGGCCCGCCCCACAGTTCGACCGCTCCGTTAGCAAGAGATACATGCTGCCCCGAAGCATTGATGGAG CCTCGGCTCTGGGCTACAGTATGGATCAGCTGTCCCACCGGAGCTCCAGTGAACGCACTCAGTTCATGTCCAGAGAAGACCTGGACCAGGAGGGCAGCCTGGACCTGGACCACGATCAGTACCATTACCAGGACCAAGACCAGGAGCAAGACCAGGACCAGTACCCAGAGCTGGACCTGGAGCAGCATGATGGTCAGAACCAAGATCAGGTTCAGAGGCAAACTTGGGGGTCCCACATTTCAACCACCACCAAGACTTTGGAGCTCAAG GGTGAGGAGGAAGGCTCGCCTATAGACTCAAAACCAGAG GATATGGCCACCCATCGGCCCAAACAGGAG CAATTCTTGGATAAGCCAGACGATGTTCTTCAGAAGCACCAGGCCAGCATCAACGAGCTGAAGAGGGCTTTGAGGCAGCCTAACAGCAAGATGGCCCAGAGGGAGAAACGCCTCTCCTCAGCTACTCCTCCTGGAGGAACCCCCGAGCGCAAACCA GATACTCCTCCCACACCTGCTATTCATGAAGAACCTTTCAACGAAGCTTCA TCTTCTCTGCAGAGGGAACCGTGGGAGAGACGTCTTGGCTCCGTCTCCGAGGATGACCAGGACCACGAGATCCTGTACCTGAAGGAGACCCACCTGGGCATCGAGCGCAAATGTTCCAGCATCACCGTCAGCTCCACGTCCAGCTTGGAGGCCGAAGTCGATTTCACCGTCCTCACGGACCTGCACTCGGGCATGGAGGAGTTCTCCAGAGGCATGACGGAGCTCGGGGAGAGGGACGCGTCTCCTGATGTGGGACTGTGCTTCAGCATGGacttcctccagcagcaggtccCCTCCGAACCATCTCCTCCACCGCTGTCCGCCCCCTTGTCCAGAGGAGCCAGCAGCAGCCCGCCGGCCAAACTCATCCAGGCCGAAGGAGTCCGACCGGAGGTCAAACGACCCGATGTGCAG CCCGTAGTCCCTAAAAAACCAAAGAGGTCAGTGGCGGTGTCCTCGTCAGTGGACAGAGAGGCCGGCCGTGTCTCTGCTGTGACGCCGCTGAGCCGGGAGGCCAGCGACGTCGCGCCCACACCGGCAGCGAGGAAGACGGACGTGAGAACAGAGACTCAGCCCAACGGATCGGAGGTCACCACAACCATCGTGGAGTTCACAGATCAG GATCACAGTATCACCGGCCTGAGTGATGTTTCATATTCCTCCAGACAGAGTGTGTCCCCT GTGCATATTGGAAGAGAGGCGTCACGGTCGCCCATCCTCATCACTGAAAATGTTACCTCGGCAACCACTCACGTCTCCAAG ACGGTGAAAGGAGGATATTCAGAGACCAGGATTGAGAAGAGGATCATAATCACAGGAGACGATGACGTTGACCAGGAACAG GCTCTGGCTATTGCGATACAGGAAGCCAAGCAGCAGCATCCAGACATGCAGGTGACGAAGGCAGTGGTTGTCAGGGAAACGGAATCGTCCGCTGAGGATCGACACAGCGTTTCAGAGGTACGGTGCCATCTTGACTCCAAACGATAA